A genomic region of Leptolyngbya sp. NIES-2104 contains the following coding sequences:
- the ppc gene encoding phosphoenolpyruvate carboxylase gives MSSTRPSSDEFSTSLTTTSEDMTAMMSDLFLRHRLRIVEDLWEAVLRQECGQELVDLLNQLRRMCSPEGQATTFTGSEVLQVVEKLDLNEAIRAARAFALYFQLINIVEQHYEQRDQQLQYRMAREGHAQPDPKHQRQAYATEEDAGRPETDFLERSLHEAASRREIGTFHWLFPRLKQLNVPPQLIQRLISQLDVWLVFTAHPTEIVRHTIRDKQRRIAKILRQLDSVEDSLKAIGLSSSWEADALRDQLTEEIRLWWRTDELHQFKPTVLDEVDHALHYFREVIFDAIPHLYKRLEEAVHGSFPNMQMPRRNFCQFGSWVGADRDGNPSVTPQVTWQTACYQRRLVLERYVQSIQSLTDLLSLSLHWSDVLPDLLESLEQDQQRMPDVYDRLSIRFRQEPYRLKLAYICKRLENTLERNQILSNIDGLQQEMPEYDETTIYRSGEDFLTELRLIQSNLAATGLSCRDLDHLICQVEIFGFNLAHLDIRQESPRHSETMNEVVEYLQMLPKSYNDMTEDERCEWLISELKTRRPLIPSELPFSDRTREAIATFRMVRKLQQEFGIDICRTYIISMSHDLSDLLEVLLFAKEAGLYDPATGIGSIQVVPLFETVEDLQKAPSIMQSVFGLPFYKALLAGGFDSIGVNTALQEVMLGYSDSNKDSGFLSSNWEIHKAQQALQSIADEHGVVLRIFHGRGGSVGRGGGPAYEAILAQPGHSVNGRIKITEQGEVLASKYSLPELALYNLETVTTAVIQGSLLQNKFDEIAPWQQVMEELAARSRKHYRGLIYEQPDFIDFFHQVTPIEEISQLQISSRPARRGGKKDLGSLRAIPWVFSWTQSRFLLPSWYGVGTALQGFLDEAPEKHMQLLRHFYYKWPFFKMAISRVEMTLSKVDLQIAGHYVDELTQPEDRERFAPVFEQIRNEYLLTRELVLTITGHNRLLDGDPELQRSVQLRNGTIVPLGFLQVSLLKRLRQHKTLAASGVVRSRYSKGELLRGALLTINGIAAGMRNTG, from the coding sequence ATGAGTTCGACCCGCCCTTCCTCCGACGAATTTTCGACCAGCCTCACCACAACTTCCGAAGATATGACCGCGATGATGTCTGATTTGTTTTTGCGTCATCGGCTCAGAATCGTTGAGGATCTGTGGGAAGCCGTATTGCGCCAAGAATGCGGACAGGAATTAGTCGATTTGCTCAATCAGTTGAGGCGGATGTGTTCTCCGGAGGGTCAAGCGACGACGTTCACAGGGTCAGAAGTGCTACAAGTCGTGGAAAAGCTCGACCTCAATGAAGCGATTCGAGCCGCTCGCGCTTTTGCACTTTACTTTCAGCTCATTAATATTGTTGAGCAGCACTACGAACAGCGCGATCAACAGTTACAGTACCGCATGGCACGAGAGGGACACGCTCAACCTGATCCAAAACATCAGCGGCAAGCGTATGCAACCGAGGAAGATGCAGGACGACCGGAAACAGATTTTCTAGAACGCAGCCTGCATGAGGCGGCTTCTCGGCGCGAAATTGGCACGTTTCACTGGTTGTTTCCCCGCTTGAAACAGCTAAACGTTCCACCGCAGTTGATTCAACGCTTGATCAGTCAATTAGATGTGTGGCTCGTGTTTACGGCTCACCCAACTGAGATTGTCCGTCACACCATTCGCGACAAACAGCGACGCATCGCGAAAATTCTCCGGCAGTTAGACAGCGTAGAGGATAGCTTAAAAGCGATCGGGCTTTCTTCCTCTTGGGAGGCGGATGCTCTGCGCGATCAATTGACCGAGGAAATTCGCCTTTGGTGGCGAACCGATGAACTGCATCAATTCAAGCCGACCGTTCTCGACGAGGTTGATCACGCGCTGCACTACTTCCGAGAAGTGATTTTCGATGCGATTCCCCATCTGTACAAACGATTAGAAGAAGCGGTACACGGATCGTTTCCGAACATGCAGATGCCGCGTCGGAATTTCTGCCAGTTTGGATCATGGGTCGGAGCCGATCGCGATGGCAACCCGTCCGTCACTCCGCAAGTCACTTGGCAAACTGCTTGTTATCAACGCCGTCTCGTCCTAGAACGGTATGTTCAATCGATTCAGTCTTTGACCGATTTATTAAGTCTGTCGCTGCATTGGAGTGATGTTCTTCCCGATTTGTTGGAATCTTTAGAACAAGATCAACAGCGAATGCCGGATGTGTACGATCGCTTATCGATCCGATTTCGCCAAGAACCCTATCGGCTCAAACTCGCCTACATTTGCAAGCGATTAGAGAACACGCTAGAACGCAATCAAATTCTGTCGAATATCGACGGGCTACAACAAGAAATGCCCGAATACGACGAAACGACGATTTATCGATCGGGTGAAGACTTCCTCACTGAACTGCGATTGATTCAAAGCAATCTGGCTGCCACCGGATTAAGCTGTCGCGACTTAGATCATTTAATCTGTCAAGTCGAAATCTTCGGGTTCAACTTAGCTCATCTAGACATTCGTCAAGAAAGCCCCCGTCATTCAGAAACAATGAATGAAGTGGTCGAGTATCTCCAAATGCTGCCGAAGTCCTACAACGACATGACCGAAGACGAGCGGTGCGAATGGTTGATTTCCGAGCTAAAAACTCGTAGACCTTTGATCCCTTCGGAACTGCCATTTTCCGATCGCACTCGTGAAGCGATCGCGACTTTCCGCATGGTTCGCAAACTGCAACAAGAATTCGGTATCGATATCTGTCGCACCTACATTATCAGCATGAGTCACGATCTCAGTGATTTGCTAGAGGTCTTGCTGTTCGCGAAAGAGGCAGGACTTTATGACCCGGCAACTGGAATCGGATCGATTCAAGTGGTACCTCTGTTTGAAACGGTGGAAGACTTGCAAAAAGCTCCAAGCATCATGCAGAGTGTGTTTGGACTGCCGTTCTATAAAGCTTTATTAGCGGGTGGCTTTGACTCGATCGGAGTGAATACCGCCCTCCAAGAAGTGATGCTCGGCTATTCTGACAGTAATAAAGATTCCGGTTTCTTAAGTAGTAACTGGGAGATTCACAAAGCCCAGCAAGCCCTTCAAAGCATTGCGGATGAACATGGAGTCGTGCTGCGAATCTTCCACGGTCGGGGCGGATCTGTGGGTCGGGGTGGCGGTCCTGCTTACGAGGCAATTCTGGCGCAACCTGGACATAGTGTGAACGGTCGAATCAAGATCACAGAACAAGGGGAAGTGCTTGCCTCGAAGTATTCGCTGCCAGAACTCGCGCTTTATAACTTGGAAACTGTGACAACCGCAGTGATTCAAGGAAGCTTGTTGCAGAACAAATTCGATGAGATTGCGCCTTGGCAACAAGTGATGGAAGAATTGGCGGCTCGATCGCGTAAACACTATCGCGGCTTAATCTACGAACAACCCGATTTTATTGACTTCTTTCATCAAGTTACTCCGATCGAAGAAATCAGTCAGCTTCAAATCAGTTCCCGTCCCGCCCGTCGAGGTGGCAAAAAAGATTTAGGCAGTTTACGTGCAATTCCCTGGGTCTTTAGCTGGACACAAAGCCGATTCCTACTACCTTCGTGGTACGGGGTTGGAACTGCACTACAAGGATTCCTGGATGAAGCGCCTGAAAAACACATGCAGCTTCTCCGGCATTTTTACTACAAATGGCCCTTCTTCAAGATGGCGATTTCGAGAGTCGAAATGACGCTCTCTAAAGTTGATTTGCAGATTGCAGGTCACTACGTGGATGAACTCACTCAACCTGAAGACCGAGAGCGATTTGCGCCAGTGTTTGAGCAGATTCGCAATGAGTATCTGTTAACTCGTGAGCTAGTTCTGACAATTACCGGACACAATCGATTGTTAGATGGCGACCCAGAGCTTCAGCGATCGGTTCAATTACGCAACGGTACGATCGTGCCGCTCGGATTCCTTCAAGTGTCATTGTTGAAACGATTACGGCAACATAAAACGCTTGCGGCTTCGGGCGTGGTGCGATCTCGCTACAGCAAAGGTGAACTCCTACGCGGCGCATTGCTGACGATTAACGGAATCGCGGCAGGAATGAGAAATACAGGTTGA
- a CDS encoding DUF3352 domain-containing protein: MFTTLAALSLVTAPELAISTPRVFAQPTPIAVPPEVSRSTSIASILPAETLGVVMINTQDDRWKELSQFNLFPDNFSFPGALLYPTEQGASFEKDIQPWLGDQFGVALLSAKSMVIALSVKDQTALDQYVDRLKKSRKAPKETQYKGATILEFELPTPEPANPAKADKKPGQSKPSAPFFPTPKFAIAILPGYFVGANSADAIKEMLDGQGKLTENPKYQKLANNPKASRSIAMLYGKYVEAFRAINEMQKAQLEEIRKISPNAPALPDFSIDPQNIDPLGQFYDTAEGYVWAEPTGLRTEIGITFKQPVPESLVSSLTTRNEILQRLPQVNYMVANSQNLALYWQTLVTGLESQPAWKTAINQARKSMQEGFGVDDRDLLPWMNGEYVVFAYPTRKGFLPSANAEIALGMMVQTSDRAAADTALKKFTSFVEPRLGKPLVQRGTIAGQPFTSYGTVDKGRSLNFFSYGWTDENTLLMLFGGGALNEFNPKPTRNLTQTPNFQSAIEPFPNANLGYFYVNQGAFMSFVNTALLPAFMGRSAQNNPFVTQIQDSLGSIRSISGASGISSNRVQFEGFLSLSPRLKR, encoded by the coding sequence TTGTTTACAACGCTTGCTGCGCTGAGTTTAGTTACTGCGCCTGAATTGGCGATTTCGACTCCCAGAGTTTTTGCTCAACCTACACCCATTGCGGTTCCTCCTGAAGTCAGCCGATCGACCTCGATCGCTTCCATTCTCCCGGCAGAAACGCTGGGCGTTGTGATGATCAATACGCAAGACGATCGCTGGAAAGAATTGAGCCAATTCAATCTATTCCCAGATAATTTCTCGTTTCCAGGTGCACTCCTTTATCCAACTGAACAAGGAGCCAGTTTCGAGAAAGATATTCAACCTTGGCTAGGGGATCAATTTGGAGTAGCGTTGCTCTCTGCGAAAAGCATGGTGATCGCTTTATCTGTGAAGGATCAGACAGCGCTTGATCAGTACGTTGATCGACTTAAGAAATCCCGTAAAGCCCCGAAAGAGACACAGTACAAAGGCGCAACAATTTTAGAGTTTGAGCTGCCGACTCCTGAACCTGCCAATCCAGCGAAAGCAGATAAAAAACCTGGACAATCCAAACCTTCCGCACCGTTTTTCCCAACTCCGAAGTTTGCGATCGCGATTCTCCCCGGTTATTTCGTCGGGGCAAATTCGGCGGATGCGATTAAAGAAATGCTCGACGGACAAGGAAAACTTACGGAAAATCCGAAGTATCAGAAATTGGCGAACAATCCGAAAGCAAGCCGCTCGATCGCGATGCTCTACGGCAAGTACGTGGAAGCATTTAGAGCGATCAATGAAATGCAGAAAGCTCAACTCGAAGAGATTAGAAAGATTTCTCCGAATGCGCCTGCCTTGCCGGATTTCTCGATCGACCCACAAAACATTGATCCGCTCGGTCAGTTCTACGACACCGCAGAAGGTTACGTTTGGGCAGAACCGACCGGACTCCGCACCGAGATTGGCATCACTTTCAAGCAGCCTGTTCCAGAGAGCTTAGTATCGTCGCTCACGACTCGCAATGAGATTCTACAGCGCTTGCCCCAAGTGAATTACATGGTGGCAAACAGTCAGAATTTAGCGCTGTACTGGCAAACATTGGTCACTGGATTAGAATCGCAACCTGCTTGGAAAACTGCGATCAACCAGGCGCGAAAATCGATGCAGGAAGGATTTGGAGTAGACGATCGCGATCTTTTACCTTGGATGAATGGGGAATATGTTGTCTTCGCTTATCCCACCCGCAAAGGCTTCCTTCCCTCAGCGAATGCAGAAATTGCCCTCGGCATGATGGTGCAAACAAGCGATCGAGCCGCCGCAGACACCGCATTGAAGAAATTTACCTCGTTTGTGGAGCCGCGTTTAGGAAAGCCACTAGTGCAACGAGGCACGATCGCGGGTCAACCGTTTACGAGTTATGGAACAGTTGATAAAGGTCGATCGCTGAATTTCTTTAGCTACGGTTGGACAGATGAAAATACGCTGTTGATGCTGTTTGGAGGTGGGGCACTGAACGAATTCAATCCAAAACCAACGCGGAATTTGACGCAAACGCCGAACTTTCAATCTGCGATCGAGCCTTTCCCAAATGCAAACTTGGGCTATTTCTACGTGAATCAAGGCGCATTCATGTCATTTGTGAATACCGCTTTGTTGCCTGCTTTCATGGGTCGATCAGCGCAGAACAATCCGTTCGTCACTCAGATTCAAGACAGCTTAGGCAGTATTCGCAGTATTAGCGGTGCGAGTGGAATTTCAAGCAATCGAGTTCAATTTGAGGGCTTCTTATCGCTTTCCCCACGTCTGAAACGATAA
- a CDS encoding CNNM domain-containing protein has product MTTLETFEIETAETLVRLAILLLFVVFVAFFVAAELSIVSASKGEIDSLARQSNNPGTQKAAQLVQKAQNNLGQYLSVTQTGTTAGSLLLGWIGEGATVHWIEPWIRLLPIPPVSAMITTHTIATAIAFLIVTYIEIVLGELVPKVLAAHEPEKTALLLIRPLQICSYLFFPALVILNATVRLLTGWITDRDRISEDEFIRKDEYSVLVSGTADISTLNEQLNLSLPASDAYRTAAGFMIHHLKGVPSTGDRLQWGELEFEATRVVENQIETLLLRQVTRPLELEKTLAASSYD; this is encoded by the coding sequence TTGACGACGCTAGAGACTTTTGAAATTGAAACGGCTGAAACTTTAGTAAGATTAGCGATTCTGCTACTTTTTGTGGTTTTTGTCGCGTTTTTTGTCGCAGCGGAATTATCGATCGTGTCTGCATCCAAAGGCGAAATTGATTCACTCGCAAGACAAAGCAACAATCCAGGAACTCAGAAAGCGGCTCAACTGGTTCAAAAAGCACAGAACAATTTAGGGCAGTATCTTTCGGTTACTCAAACCGGAACGACTGCCGGAAGTCTGCTACTCGGATGGATCGGTGAAGGTGCAACGGTGCATTGGATTGAACCTTGGATTCGATTGCTGCCGATTCCGCCCGTTTCCGCAATGATTACGACGCATACAATCGCAACCGCGATCGCGTTTCTTATTGTCACGTATATTGAAATCGTATTAGGTGAACTGGTTCCGAAAGTACTAGCCGCTCATGAACCAGAAAAAACCGCACTATTATTAATTCGTCCGCTTCAGATTTGTTCTTATTTATTCTTTCCAGCGTTAGTGATTTTGAATGCAACCGTGCGACTATTGACCGGATGGATTACGGATCGCGATCGCATTTCAGAAGATGAATTCATTCGCAAAGATGAGTACTCAGTGTTAGTTTCTGGAACGGCTGATATTTCAACCTTGAACGAACAATTAAATCTCAGCTTGCCTGCGAGTGATGCGTACCGAACTGCGGCGGGCTTTATGATTCATCATTTGAAAGGAGTTCCGTCAACGGGCGATCGCTTACAGTGGGGCGAATTAGAGTTTGAAGCGACCCGCGTGGTAGAAAATCAGATAGAAACGCTGTTGTTACGCCAAGTGACTCGCCCGCTCGAACTCGAAAAAACTCTAGCTGCAAGCTCCTATGATTAA
- a CDS encoding folate-binding protein YgfZ: MINFDVAFYDRSHWGRISVTDSDRLNFLHNQTTNTFKLRKPGEGCDTVVLTSTARTIDLVTAYILDDSVLLLVSPEMNGKIISFLDRYIFFADKVKLEDITEQTATFSLLGAKSHEIVKSLGAENLINQPYGTHCEVKGIQIAVGNELAIEGYTLIGDKAIDLKQKLIDSGVTEIDHSTWENLRIEQGRPMPGSELTEDYNPLEAGLWHTISFNKGCYIGQETIARLDTYNGVKQQLWGIKLNQSVEPGAIVKLDDEKVGVMTSVSDSIGLAYIRTKAGGAGLTVDLGEVVDLPFLTHQKQS, from the coding sequence ATGATTAATTTCGATGTAGCATTTTACGATCGCTCTCACTGGGGACGCATCTCAGTTACCGATAGCGATCGCCTCAATTTCCTACACAATCAAACGACGAATACTTTCAAGCTCAGAAAACCGGGTGAGGGTTGCGATACGGTTGTGCTCACTTCAACCGCAAGAACGATCGATCTAGTCACGGCTTACATTCTCGATGATTCTGTCTTGCTATTGGTTTCACCGGAAATGAATGGAAAGATCATTAGCTTTCTCGATCGCTATATCTTCTTTGCAGACAAGGTGAAGCTCGAAGACATCACCGAACAAACCGCAACATTCAGCTTACTCGGTGCGAAAAGTCACGAAATTGTAAAATCGCTTGGTGCTGAAAATCTGATTAATCAACCTTATGGAACTCATTGCGAAGTCAAAGGCATTCAGATTGCAGTTGGAAATGAATTAGCGATCGAAGGCTATACCTTGATCGGCGATAAAGCGATCGATCTGAAACAAAAACTGATCGATTCAGGCGTAACCGAAATCGACCATTCAACCTGGGAAAACCTCCGAATCGAACAAGGTCGCCCGATGCCCGGATCTGAATTGACCGAAGACTACAATCCATTAGAAGCGGGATTGTGGCACACGATCTCATTCAACAAAGGCTGTTACATCGGACAAGAAACGATCGCCCGTCTCGATACTTACAACGGCGTAAAACAGCAACTCTGGGGAATTAAGCTTAATCAGTCTGTTGAACCTGGAGCGATCGTCAAACTCGATGATGAAAAAGTCGGTGTAATGACTAGCGTTTCAGACTCAATCGGGCTTGCCTACATTCGCACCAAAGCAGGAGGAGCAGGCTTAACCGTCGATTTAGGTGAAGTTGTCGATCTCCCGTTTTTGACACACCAGAAACAAAGCTAG
- a CDS encoding DUF4330 domain-containing protein, with protein MAIVDSQGRLFGKVSILDVGAALVILLVVFGIFVFPGASGSVAQGTRQPVEVDVVVRGLLTTNPKEIFRTGDTTNILVRKQPSGTAKVTEIKFLPRTVATPQPNGTLKVFPDPRPELALTTDMMLTLANEVPVVEGTPVLGAEKVKVGTTIELDGPMYNFASSVVAIRLKKS; from the coding sequence ATGGCTATCGTGGATTCTCAAGGTCGGCTCTTTGGCAAGGTCAGCATTCTGGATGTGGGTGCAGCCTTGGTGATTTTGCTCGTGGTGTTTGGAATTTTTGTGTTTCCAGGGGCATCGGGTTCAGTCGCTCAAGGGACGCGGCAACCCGTCGAGGTTGATGTGGTCGTGCGAGGTCTCTTGACCACGAATCCTAAAGAGATTTTCCGAACTGGAGATACAACGAACATCTTGGTGCGGAAACAGCCTTCGGGAACGGCAAAGGTCACAGAAATTAAGTTTTTGCCGCGAACGGTTGCGACTCCTCAGCCGAATGGAACGCTGAAGGTGTTTCCTGATCCACGACCGGAACTAGCTTTGACGACAGATATGATGCTGACGCTGGCGAATGAGGTTCCGGTGGTGGAGGGGACACCTGTGTTAGGAGCGGAGAAGGTCAAAGTCGGAACCACGATCGAGCTAGATGGTCCGATGTATAACTTTGCTAGTAGCGTTGTGGCGATCCGGCTCAAGAAATCATAG
- a CDS encoding M48 family metallopeptidase — MITKTLRRRWLYPVLSIVMVAGIAFGQPLVAQAISWGDLIRGGIQIVQGIQLSRLNDAQETDLGRQINTQLTSREVRIVRDPALTAYVNEIGQRLAANSTRSNIQYTFQVVDQNSINAFATMGGFVYVHRGLLTAADNEAQVASVIGHEIGHIAGKHALKQMRQTAIQQGLLAAGGLDRSTAVNLGVQVALRLPNSRRDEYEADELGVRMLGRTGYAQSEAVAFMRKLLNSSSPPTFLANHPATSDRITRLNQLISQNPASGRAGTDSASYRARLR; from the coding sequence ATGATTACAAAAACACTGCGCCGCCGTTGGTTGTATCCCGTTTTATCGATCGTCATGGTTGCCGGAATCGCGTTTGGGCAACCGTTAGTCGCTCAGGCAATCTCCTGGGGAGATTTGATCCGGGGTGGAATTCAAATTGTTCAAGGCATTCAGCTTTCTCGCCTCAATGATGCTCAGGAGACTGATCTCGGTCGCCAAATTAATACGCAATTAACCAGCCGAGAAGTCCGAATTGTTCGCGATCCCGCTTTAACCGCTTATGTAAACGAGATCGGTCAAAGACTCGCGGCAAATAGTACGCGATCCAATATTCAATATACGTTCCAGGTCGTTGATCAAAATAGCATCAATGCTTTTGCGACGATGGGCGGGTTTGTCTATGTCCATCGCGGTCTTCTCACCGCTGCGGACAATGAAGCACAAGTTGCGAGTGTGATTGGTCACGAGATTGGACATATCGCTGGAAAACATGCCTTGAAACAAATGCGCCAAACGGCGATTCAGCAAGGACTTCTAGCAGCCGGAGGACTCGATCGCAGTACTGCTGTCAATCTTGGCGTTCAAGTTGCGCTTCGCTTACCCAATAGCCGCCGTGATGAGTACGAAGCGGATGAACTCGGAGTTCGGATGCTAGGACGTACAGGGTATGCTCAATCTGAAGCGGTTGCCTTCATGCGGAAACTGCTGAATTCTTCGTCTCCGCCTACATTCCTAGCAAATCACCCAGCAACGTCCGATCGCATTACTCGTCTCAATCAGCTAATTTCCCAAAATCCCGCTTCTGGACGGGCTGGAACCGATTCTGCAAGCTACCGGGCACGCTTACGTTAA
- a CDS encoding metallophosphoesterase family protein translates to MSQQPSRRIVIGDVHGHYEGLMTLLNTIAPGADDQVYFLGDLIDRGPQSCQVIEFVKDSPYQSLLGNHEHLLLEAFPNGQVYAPALQAWLQSGGRATVASYVDVELLVKHVEWIRTLPIYLDLGDVWLVHAGVNPELPIEQQGYAEFCWIRDQFHSSARPYFTDKTIITGHTITFTFQGVAPGAIAQGRGWLGIDTGAYHPKSGWLTALEINSQQVYQANVYTNQVRTVPLSEVTMPVEPQRRGKRQALKM, encoded by the coding sequence ATGAGTCAACAACCCTCACGTCGAATTGTGATTGGTGATGTGCATGGTCACTATGAAGGGCTGATGACGTTGCTCAATACGATCGCTCCCGGTGCCGATGATCAGGTTTATTTTTTGGGCGATTTGATCGATCGCGGTCCGCAAAGCTGCCAAGTGATTGAATTTGTCAAAGACAGCCCTTACCAATCGCTATTAGGAAATCACGAACATTTGCTGCTTGAAGCTTTTCCGAATGGGCAGGTTTACGCACCCGCACTTCAGGCATGGTTACAGAGTGGCGGAAGGGCAACGGTTGCAAGTTATGTGGATGTGGAATTGCTCGTGAAGCACGTCGAGTGGATTCGCACCCTGCCGATTTATCTGGATTTAGGCGATGTCTGGTTAGTTCATGCAGGCGTGAATCCGGAGTTACCGATCGAGCAGCAAGGCTATGCTGAATTTTGCTGGATTCGCGATCAGTTCCACAGTTCGGCTCGTCCTTATTTTACGGATAAAACCATTATTACCGGGCACACGATTACGTTCACGTTTCAAGGAGTCGCACCGGGAGCGATCGCGCAAGGAAGAGGCTGGCTCGGTATCGATACTGGAGCGTACCATCCAAAAAGCGGTTGGCTGACTGCATTAGAAATCAATAGCCAGCAGGTTTATCAGGCAAATGTGTACACCAATCAAGTGCGGACTGTGCCCTTGAGTGAAGTGACAATGCCTGTGGAACCGCAACGACGTGGGAAACGGCAAGCCCTGAAGATGTGA
- a CDS encoding DUF1995 family protein: MPELPNTLDDAIAQAQSATQAALAAGYTRLQVELVFPELKAMPIAQKFISTFHDRGAGLKLFFTDSGIAALAKRDWGEIPHPIRSLDVAGSRQTTPVEEQVDPEDEIYVFVAPSSVEVSPVEQICSVVGERPVILLNPRLEDVATIGIGYAGRQLRQRFLDTIEPCYYLRPLDDQSAVLRCYPAPWQVWYAPDGEYQLIAEEQERPDSERLDEIFAGVLGQSAKPGLFAGFQQFLKALGR; this comes from the coding sequence ATGCCGGAACTTCCAAACACTTTAGATGACGCGATCGCGCAAGCACAGAGCGCGACGCAAGCTGCACTTGCCGCAGGTTACACGCGATTACAGGTAGAACTCGTGTTTCCTGAACTGAAAGCGATGCCGATCGCCCAAAAATTCATTTCGACTTTTCACGATCGGGGTGCAGGCTTGAAACTGTTTTTTACTGATTCGGGAATTGCAGCCTTGGCGAAACGCGATTGGGGCGAGATTCCGCATCCGATTCGCAGCTTGGATGTGGCAGGATCGCGGCAAACGACTCCTGTTGAAGAGCAGGTTGATCCGGAAGACGAAATCTATGTGTTTGTGGCACCGAGTTCGGTTGAAGTGAGTCCGGTTGAGCAGATTTGTAGCGTTGTTGGAGAACGTCCGGTGATTTTGCTCAATCCAAGACTAGAAGATGTCGCAACGATTGGAATTGGCTACGCAGGACGGCAACTCCGGCAGCGATTTTTAGATACGATCGAGCCTTGTTATTATCTGCGTCCGCTCGATGATCAGTCGGCAGTTTTGCGCTGCTATCCGGCTCCGTGGCAGGTTTGGTATGCGCCGGACGGTGAGTATCAGTTGATTGCAGAAGAGCAAGAGCGCCCGGATTCTGAACGTTTAGACGAAATTTTTGCCGGAGTTTTAGGACAGAGCGCGAAGCCTGGACTATTTGCGGGGTTTCAGCAGTTTCTTAAAGCATTGGGAAGATGA
- a CDS encoding class II fructose-bisphosphate aldolase, with translation MLTSTSELLETARRNIYAIGAFNVYNLEGVKAVVSAAEVSQSPAMLQLHPSALKYGNTPLVALCLEAAEAASVPISVHLDHSTSVKDIDRVLQEGVRSIMADGSPMPYEKNLEFTRDMTRLAHSYHAIVEAEIGRISGTEDGLTIAEKEAKMTDPQQAVEFVQATNVDALAVTIGNVHGEYKNPPRLDFPRLERIRNLIEIPLVLHGASGLPPEMIARSIQLGVCKFNVNTEVRQAYMQALKNEICGQDNKDLLEVTGEAIAAMQDVIIEKLELFGSVGKAHLHETPYATMLATAAYQ, from the coding sequence ATGCTGACTTCAACCAGCGAACTTCTAGAAACAGCACGACGAAATATTTACGCGATCGGCGCGTTCAATGTCTACAACCTCGAAGGAGTCAAAGCAGTTGTCAGTGCAGCCGAAGTCAGTCAGAGTCCCGCAATGCTACAACTTCATCCCAGCGCTCTAAAATACGGCAATACTCCGCTAGTTGCACTGTGTTTAGAAGCGGCAGAAGCAGCATCCGTTCCGATTTCTGTTCATTTGGATCACAGCACTTCGGTCAAAGATATCGATCGCGTTCTTCAAGAAGGCGTGCGATCGATTATGGCGGACGGTTCACCGATGCCGTATGAGAAAAATCTCGAATTCACCCGCGACATGACGCGATTGGCGCATTCGTATCATGCGATCGTCGAAGCCGAAATTGGACGCATCAGCGGCACAGAAGATGGATTAACGATCGCGGAAAAAGAAGCCAAAATGACTGATCCACAGCAAGCGGTGGAATTTGTCCAAGCAACGAATGTGGATGCGTTGGCAGTGACGATCGGAAACGTTCATGGAGAATACAAAAATCCGCCGCGTCTCGATTTTCCCCGATTAGAACGCATTCGGAATCTGATCGAAATCCCGCTCGTCCTGCATGGTGCATCAGGATTGCCACCAGAAATGATTGCTCGATCGATTCAACTCGGTGTGTGCAAATTCAACGTCAATACTGAAGTGCGTCAGGCTTATATGCAGGCGTTGAAAAATGAAATCTGCGGACAGGACAACAAGGATTTACTCGAAGTCACCGGAGAAGCGATCGCTGCAATGCAAGACGTGATTATCGAGAAATTAGAACTCTTTGGCTCTGTCGGTAAAGCTCATCTGCATGAAACACCTTATGCGACGATGTTAGCGACTGCGGCATATCAATAA